A window of Methanolobus sediminis contains these coding sequences:
- a CDS encoding PAS domain S-box protein, translating to MTLSDKPRVLVVDDEPMNVELLQAYLSEDYEVLPAYNGHEALDIVFKELPDIVLLDVMMPDINGYQVCEKIKSSEITQFIPVVLVTALSGREDRLRGIESQADDFLTKPVDRLELKMRVKSLFRIKSLHDNVIMERDQAQNYLDVAAVMMLALDCSQNITLINKRGLEILGYGESEVIGKNLMEQFIPDSSRSEMEIHFLNSLNASGAGSTYYECPVITKNSEERMVNWYSKPLTDEGGKVIGVLFSGQDITIRKKAEEKLREQTHAMEASVDGMAILDEKGIYNYVNAAHARIFGYDNPRELIGKKWDLLYNPSQVSLFKSTILPEFKKKGKWQGELIGRRKDDSTFFQEISLTAFDKGLISVVRDISKRKEVESQLNDYAARLKSSNELKDLFTDILRHDLLNPAGVVKGFSDMLLNEEKDENKRYKIQLIDNNITRLIEMIESAAKFAKLEDMDKLEFKSMDIGPILSNVVKELKPQLSAKNITLDMRASGTYPAVINPLISGVFTNFISNAIKYGPSGSVVTVDIMDIGDEWKIMISDQGEGIPDMDKDLIFNRFQRLAEKKKAVKGSGLGLAIAKRIVELHGGGIGVEDNHSGKGSSFWATVKKA from the coding sequence ATGACACTCTCAGATAAACCCCGGGTTCTAGTTGTGGACGATGAACCAATGAATGTTGAGTTGCTTCAGGCTTACCTTTCTGAAGATTATGAAGTTTTACCTGCTTATAATGGTCATGAAGCACTGGATATCGTTTTCAAAGAGTTGCCGGATATTGTTCTTCTTGATGTAATGATGCCTGATATCAATGGTTATCAGGTCTGTGAAAAGATTAAGAGTTCTGAGATCACTCAGTTCATTCCCGTGGTTCTTGTTACTGCTCTTTCCGGGAGGGAAGACCGTTTAAGAGGTATTGAGTCACAGGCTGACGATTTTCTTACAAAACCTGTTGACAGGCTTGAACTTAAAATGAGAGTAAAGTCTCTTTTCCGTATTAAAAGTCTTCATGACAACGTGATTATGGAGCGTGATCAGGCACAGAATTACCTGGATGTCGCAGCTGTAATGATGCTTGCACTTGACTGCAGCCAGAATATAACTCTCATTAATAAAAGAGGACTTGAGATTCTGGGTTATGGGGAATCAGAGGTTATCGGAAAGAATCTTATGGAACAATTCATTCCGGATTCTTCAAGGTCTGAGATGGAAATCCATTTCTTAAATTCATTGAACGCTTCAGGTGCCGGGAGCACTTATTATGAGTGTCCGGTAATAACTAAAAATAGTGAAGAGAGAATGGTCAACTGGTATTCCAAGCCACTCACTGATGAAGGCGGTAAGGTTATTGGTGTTCTTTTTTCAGGCCAGGACATCACTATCAGGAAAAAAGCGGAAGAGAAGCTAAGGGAGCAGACGCATGCCATGGAAGCTTCTGTAGATGGCATGGCAATTCTTGATGAAAAAGGAATTTACAATTATGTCAATGCTGCTCATGCCCGTATATTCGGTTATGATAATCCCAGAGAACTGATTGGTAAAAAATGGGATCTGCTCTACAATCCATCTCAGGTTAGCTTGTTCAAATCCACTATTTTGCCGGAATTCAAAAAGAAAGGTAAGTGGCAGGGCGAGTTGATTGGTAGAAGAAAGGATGATAGTACATTTTTCCAGGAAATATCACTGACAGCCTTTGATAAAGGTCTGATCTCAGTTGTAAGGGATATATCCAAAAGAAAGGAAGTAGAGTCTCAGCTGAATGACTATGCAGCTAGGCTCAAAAGCTCCAACGAACTCAAAGACTTGTTTACTGATATTCTCCGTCATGACTTATTAAATCCGGCAGGCGTTGTAAAAGGTTTTTCTGACATGTTGCTCAACGAGGAAAAAGATGAGAACAAAAGATATAAGATTCAACTTATTGATAACAATATAACCCGCCTCATTGAAATGATAGAATCCGCTGCAAAGTTTGCCAAACTTGAAGATATGGATAAGCTGGAGTTCAAGTCAATGGATATTGGTCCGATTCTCTCCAATGTTGTCAAGGAACTCAAACCACAACTCTCAGCAAAGAATATTACTCTTGATATGAGAGCTTCCGGGACTTATCCTGCAGTAATAAATCCTCTTATTAGTGGTGTTTTTACTAATTTCATCTCCAATGCTATCAAATATGGTCCTTCTGGCAGCGTTGTAACTGTGGATATCATGGATATTGGTGATGAATGGAAAATTATGATATCTGATCAGGGTGAAGGTATTCCTGATATGGATAAAGATCTTATCTTCAATCGTTTCCAGCGTCTTGCCGAGAAAAAGAAGGCTGTTAAAGGCTCAGGACTCGGCCTTGCTATTGCAAAAAGGATAGTTGAACTACACGGTGGGGGTATAGGTGTGGAAGACAATCACTCAGGAAAAGGTAGTTCTTTCTGGGCAACAGTAAAAAAAGCATGA
- a CDS encoding nucleoside deaminase, translating to MDEFMQVAIDEAKKGLEEGGIPIGSVLVKEGKIIGRGHNRRVQQGDPLAHAEIDCIRNAGRIGKYQGTTIYSTLMPCYLCAGAIVQFGIKKVIAGESKTFDGAAEFMKEHGVEVIDLDIDECKELMEKFIHEKPDIWYEDIGK from the coding sequence ATGGACGAATTCATGCAGGTAGCTATTGATGAAGCTAAAAAGGGACTGGAAGAAGGTGGAATACCTATTGGGTCAGTCCTTGTGAAAGAAGGAAAAATAATTGGCAGAGGTCATAACAGAAGAGTTCAGCAGGGTGACCCTCTGGCACATGCGGAAATAGACTGCATACGCAATGCAGGAAGGATTGGAAAATATCAGGGAACTACAATATACTCCACACTAATGCCATGTTATCTCTGTGCCGGAGCAATTGTACAGTTTGGTATAAAAAAAGTCATTGCTGGTGAATCAAAAACATTTGATGGTGCTGCAGAGTTCATGAAAGAACACGGTGTTGAAGTAATTGACCTCGATATTGATGAATGTAAAGAACTCATGGAAAAATTCATTCATGAAAAACCAGACATCTGGTATGAGGATATTGGAAAATAA